The Toxorhynchites rutilus septentrionalis strain SRP chromosome 3, ASM2978413v1, whole genome shotgun sequence genome includes a region encoding these proteins:
- the LOC129779492 gene encoding myosin-7-like produces MDYQDFVLVKNDFDLENIRNHLIKCICELQSKRNEVTTLATALGESSRTKSILEQDVKNYEREIADLRDQLKIALDALNQKDAIRTDLLEKAARHNVQLEAMTNDHERLNTKLQSFQVKIMELARENKRLQEQVKSLQAAHSQPSDSSERMWKAMDTLNGHLQKLEAEHKVLVQTAESSNKIAGEAAMAIGSYKDEIKTLQEENSKKNRIILDLESRAWSNESEGRTSLEKGSDLYKKLEDHLKTLQEELDSERESNNKLRNDIVSLLTLKDSLSEQLEEAVAHYGTDQSNPPNENIDE; encoded by the exons ATGGATTATCAGGATTTTGTTCTAGTTAAAAACGACTTCGATCTAGAAAACATTCGAAACCATCTAATCAAGTGCATTTGCGAACTGCAATCGAAACGG AACGAAGTCACAACGCTGGCAACCGCCCTGGGGGAATCCAGTCGGACCAAATCCATTCTCGAACAGGACGTAAAAAACTATGAGCGAGAAATCGCCGACCTAAGGGATCAACTTAAAATAGCCCTGGATGCGCTCAATCAGAAGGATGCCATTCGCACGGATTTACTGGAGAAAGCCGCACGGCATAATGTGCAGCTGGAGGCGATG ACGAATGATCACGAGCGATTGAACACCAAGCTGCAGTCGTTCCAGGTGAAGATAATGGAGCTTGCGCGGGAGAACAAACGGCTACAGGAGCAGGTGAAATCCTTGCAGGCAGCACACAGTCAACCGTCGGATTCCAGCGAGCGAATGTGGAAGGCAATGGATACGCTCAATGG TCACTTGCAGAAACTGGAAGCAGAGCACAAAGTTCTTGTGCAAACGGCAGAGTCTTCGAACAAAATTGCCGGAGAAGCTGCGATGGCTATTGGAAGTTATAAAGATGAAATCAAAACTCTACAGGAAGAAAATAGCAAGAAGAATCGCATAATTTTGGACTTGGAAT CAAGGGCATGGTCGAATGAGTCAGAAGGCAGGACAAGCTTGGAGAAAGGCTCGGATCTGTATAAGAAG TTGGAAGATCATCTGAAGACTCTCCAGGAGGAGCTCGACTCGGAACGGGAATCTAACAACAAGTTGAGGAACGATATCGTATCACTCCTGACCCTAAAAGACAGTCTCTCGGAACAGTTGGAGGAAGCAGTTGCACATTATGGGACGGATCAATCTAAtccaccaaacgaaaatataGACGAGTAA